Proteins co-encoded in one Saprospira grandis genomic window:
- the ribH gene encoding 6,7-dimethyl-8-ribityllumazine synthase, with product MSSADKNLSDYRPEEIPSAKNFSFGIVTAAWNQDITGALYEGCKNTLLEHGCSEEQIHSVWVPGTFELPTAARLLAQSKKVDAVICLGCVIKGETSHNEYINQSVAMVLQQLSIASAKPFIFGVLTPNSMQQALDRAGGQHGNKGVEAAVTAIQMAELRKTLSSPEKQIGFSFGL from the coding sequence ATGAGCAGTGCAGATAAAAACCTATCCGATTACCGCCCCGAGGAAATCCCCTCGGCCAAAAATTTCAGCTTCGGTATTGTAACCGCTGCCTGGAACCAAGATATTACCGGCGCTCTTTATGAGGGCTGCAAAAATACACTCCTCGAGCATGGCTGCTCCGAAGAGCAAATTCACTCGGTTTGGGTGCCCGGCACTTTTGAGCTGCCCACTGCCGCCCGCCTACTCGCCCAAAGCAAAAAAGTAGATGCCGTCATCTGCCTCGGCTGCGTGATTAAAGGAGAAACCTCGCATAATGAGTACATTAACCAGTCGGTAGCTATGGTCCTACAACAACTCTCTATCGCCTCAGCCAAACCCTTCATCTTTGGGGTCCTTACCCCCAATAGTATGCAACAAGCCCTCGATAGAGCCGGCGGACAACATGGCAATAAGGGCGTAGAAGCCGCAGTAACCGCTATCCAAATGGCCGAACTGCGCAAGACGCTGAGCAGCCCCGAAAAGCAAATTGGATTTTCCTTTGGACTATAA
- a CDS encoding MBL fold metallo-hydrolase, which translates to MSLKMTVRVIDTGFFKLDGGAMFGVVPKTLWQRLEEPDEDNLCTWAMRCLLVQTEHGRNILIDTGIGTKQSEKFFSHFKLHGQASLYSSLAMHGLTPYDITDVLLTYLHFDHVGGAVKHDVDGNPVLSFPNATYWCSDKQWEEATMPNPREQASFLLDNLLPLESSGQLKFIEAGPYDAQTRWFSNFNLLFAYGHTNGMILPYLMVDGKKVVYCADLIPSPSHIRIPYVMAYDMRPEQTLIEKAYFLERALAEEWILVFEHAKSVEAATVKRDERGRIVIDKVDTLDAFLGQDDIFA; encoded by the coding sequence ATGAGCTTAAAAATGACCGTCCGTGTAATCGATACGGGCTTTTTCAAATTAGATGGAGGCGCCATGTTTGGCGTGGTGCCCAAAACACTTTGGCAACGCCTAGAAGAACCCGATGAAGATAATCTCTGTACCTGGGCGATGCGATGCCTCTTGGTCCAAACCGAACATGGCCGAAATATCCTGATCGATACCGGCATCGGAACCAAACAATCCGAGAAGTTTTTCTCGCACTTTAAGTTGCATGGCCAAGCCTCTCTCTATAGCTCGCTCGCTATGCACGGCCTGACCCCCTACGATATTACCGATGTCCTCCTCACGTATTTGCATTTCGACCATGTCGGCGGCGCCGTCAAACATGATGTAGACGGCAATCCCGTCCTCAGCTTCCCTAATGCCACCTATTGGTGCAGCGATAAACAATGGGAGGAGGCCACTATGCCCAACCCCAGAGAACAGGCCTCTTTCTTACTCGATAACCTTTTGCCCCTAGAGTCTTCAGGACAACTCAAGTTTATCGAGGCGGGCCCCTACGACGCACAAACCCGCTGGTTTAGCAATTTTAATCTCCTCTTCGCCTATGGCCATACCAACGGCATGATTCTGCCCTACCTGATGGTCGATGGCAAAAAGGTGGTCTATTGCGCCGACCTCATTCCCTCGCCCAGCCATATCCGAATTCCCTATGTCATGGCTTACGATATGCGCCCAGAACAAACCCTCATCGAAAAGGCTTACTTCCTAGAACGTGCCCTGGCCGAAGAATGGATCCTGGTCTTCGAACACGCTAAGTCCGTAGAAGCCGCTACCGTCAAAAGAGATGAACGCGGCCGCATCGTCATCGATAAAGTGGATACACTCGATGCCTTCCTGGGCCAAGATGATATTTTTGCCTAG
- the pepT gene encoding peptidase T → MKEQILERFLRYVKIDSMSEFGVDKIPSTEKQWDMAKVLEAELKAMGMQEVELDEHCYLMATLPSNSQKDIPTIGFVAHIDSSPDFISDDVRPKVWPNYQGQSLALDEEAGIFLSPEEFPEMLKYKGQTLITTSGNTLLSADDKAGVTEIMSAMDYLIQHPEIEHGKIRICFTPDEEVGRGADLFDVEKFGADWAYTMDGSEVGELEYENFNAAYAKVTVQGKSVHPGYAKGKMVNSHYLAAQFMLSLPLEETPEHTEGYEGFYHLNSMQASVDQAEMLYIIRDHDRQKFEDRKQFFEQKVADFNQKHNNCLSLEIKDQYYNMREKIEPLMHIVDLAEAAMKDLNITPLIKPIRGGTDGSRLSYMGLPCPNIFAGGMNFHGRYEYVALESMELATQLIVRIAERLAEEA, encoded by the coding sequence ATGAAAGAGCAAATCTTAGAGCGCTTTCTGCGCTATGTGAAAATCGATTCTATGTCAGAGTTTGGCGTAGACAAAATTCCCAGTACCGAAAAACAATGGGATATGGCCAAAGTCCTAGAGGCCGAACTAAAAGCTATGGGCATGCAAGAGGTAGAATTAGACGAACATTGCTACCTCATGGCTACTCTGCCCAGCAATAGCCAAAAAGATATTCCCACAATCGGCTTTGTAGCCCATATTGATAGCTCTCCCGATTTTATCTCGGATGATGTCCGCCCCAAAGTATGGCCCAATTATCAAGGCCAAAGCCTTGCTCTAGACGAAGAAGCAGGCATTTTCCTCTCTCCCGAAGAGTTTCCCGAAATGCTTAAGTATAAGGGCCAAACCCTAATTACTACTAGCGGAAATACGCTCCTCTCTGCCGATGATAAGGCTGGTGTGACCGAAATTATGTCGGCCATGGATTATCTCATCCAACATCCCGAAATCGAACATGGTAAAATCCGTATCTGCTTTACCCCAGATGAAGAGGTGGGCCGAGGCGCCGACCTTTTTGATGTGGAGAAGTTTGGCGCCGATTGGGCCTATACTATGGACGGCTCTGAAGTAGGCGAATTAGAATACGAAAACTTTAATGCCGCCTACGCTAAGGTGACGGTCCAAGGTAAAAGCGTACACCCTGGCTACGCCAAAGGCAAAATGGTCAACTCTCACTACCTAGCCGCCCAGTTTATGCTGAGCCTCCCCCTAGAGGAAACACCAGAACATACCGAAGGCTATGAGGGCTTTTATCACCTCAATAGTATGCAGGCTTCTGTAGACCAAGCCGAAATGCTCTATATTATTAGAGACCATGACCGCCAAAAGTTTGAGGACCGCAAGCAGTTCTTCGAGCAGAAGGTGGCCGACTTTAATCAAAAGCATAACAACTGCCTGAGCCTCGAAATAAAGGACCAGTATTATAATATGCGCGAGAAGATTGAACCTCTTATGCATATTGTGGATTTGGCCGAGGCCGCTATGAAGGACCTCAATATCACCCCGCTGATTAAACCTATCCGTGGTGGTACCGATGGCTCTCGCCTTTCTTATATGGGCCTGCCTTGCCCCAATATTTTTGCCGGCGGAATGAATTTCCATGGCCGCTATGAGTATGTGGCCCTAGAATCTATGGAGCTCGCTACTCAACTTATTGTTCGCATCGCAGAACGCCTAGCCGAAGAGGCCTAA